One Jeotgalicoccus saudimassiliensis DNA window includes the following coding sequences:
- the pfkA gene encoding 6-phosphofructokinase, translating to MRKIAVLTSGGDAPGMNAAVRAVVRKAIHDGMEVYGVSHGYNGLINNDIKKMDLGDVGDMIHRGGTFLYSARCEEFRTEEGRQRAADNLKALGIEGLVVIGGDGTYMGAGELSRLGVKTVGVPATIDNDIVGTDVTIGYDTALNTIVDMIDRIRDTATSHERTFIIEVMGRDSGELALNAGLAAGAETIFIPERNTKMEDVAERIQAGLDRGKKHSLIVVAEGVMSAEYCSNELAKYINIETRISVLGHIQRGGKPSASDRVLGSRLGAYAVNLLQDGRSGVGAGISKNELTATDFTYVRVHDKQYDNSIYLLSKELSI from the coding sequence ATGAGGAAAATAGCGGTTTTAACCAGCGGCGGTGATGCGCCCGGAATGAATGCTGCGGTGCGTGCGGTTGTGCGTAAAGCGATTCATGACGGCATGGAAGTGTACGGCGTAAGCCACGGCTACAATGGTTTAATTAATAACGACATTAAAAAGATGGATCTTGGCGATGTCGGTGATATGATCCACCGCGGCGGAACGTTTCTGTATTCCGCGCGCTGTGAAGAGTTCAGAACAGAGGAAGGCCGTCAGCGCGCGGCTGACAATTTAAAGGCGCTCGGCATTGAGGGTCTCGTCGTTATTGGCGGTGACGGCACGTATATGGGCGCCGGCGAGCTCAGCAGACTCGGTGTGAAAACTGTCGGTGTGCCGGCGACGATAGACAACGATATTGTCGGCACCGATGTTACGATCGGCTACGATACTGCGCTCAACACAATCGTCGATATGATCGACCGCATCCGCGACACGGCAACGAGTCACGAGCGGACGTTTATCATCGAAGTGATGGGCCGGGATTCAGGCGAACTTGCACTGAATGCAGGACTCGCTGCCGGTGCGGAAACTATTTTTATTCCTGAACGGAATACGAAGATGGAAGATGTTGCCGAACGTATTCAGGCGGGGCTTGACCGGGGCAAGAAGCATTCCCTTATTGTGGTGGCCGAAGGGGTTATGTCTGCAGAATACTGTAGCAATGAACTGGCAAAGTATATTAATATAGAGACAAGAATCAGTGTTCTTGGTCATATTCAGCGCGGCGGCAAACCGAGCGCTTCTGACAGAGTGCTCGGCTCGAGGCTCGGTGCGTATGCAGTGAATCTGCTGCAGGACGGCCGTTCGGGTGTCGGTGCCGGTATTTCCAAGAATGAATTAACAGCTACAGACTTTACGTACGTACGTGTACACGATAAACAATATGACAACAGTATTTACCTGCTTTCAAAAGAGCTTTCAATTTAG
- a CDS encoding DRTGG domain-containing protein: protein MSKHEDILKYIRGLREGSSLSVRQISGYMGVSLGTSYRAIKQAEQDGLVKTIERVGTFRIVQREVKSHGKIMFREVNRVIQGTVLAGDNYLDKEISRILIGAMQTDDLVKYLEPNGLLIVGNREKSQRKALENGVGLLITGGFGTGEEILKLAKEKQLPVISTTHDSFTCASIIHREVYSLSLSQNIVTAGSLMVKQEQYTIDINDLGTEIHPEDKNMILLNGNRFVGAIRSKYLDEMTKDNYTSYLLPDYSAEEDTTLLSLRQIMSWHQLNIIPVVESGDYRGIVHRREVFKNISSRNLKSGMSTDQLIDREIKIDSNKINIRVMPFMADEFGSLSQANFMRLAERLILVVLQENHIHSYHIDTYNIMNFKIVQLYQEIELTGEIIDRGEQFIRLEIVLNVQGTAYSKATFMIQHFNEK from the coding sequence ATGTCGAAACACGAAGATATTTTAAAATACATAAGAGGTTTAAGAGAAGGCAGCAGTCTGTCCGTCAGACAGATTTCAGGATATATGGGTGTGTCACTCGGCACGAGTTACCGCGCAATTAAACAGGCGGAGCAGGACGGTCTCGTTAAGACGATTGAACGCGTCGGCACGTTCCGTATCGTGCAGCGCGAAGTAAAAAGCCACGGTAAAATAATGTTCAGAGAAGTAAACCGCGTCATTCAGGGGACTGTACTGGCAGGGGACAACTATCTCGATAAAGAAATCTCACGAATATTGATCGGGGCTATGCAGACGGACGATCTCGTGAAATATTTGGAGCCGAACGGCCTGTTAATCGTCGGTAACAGAGAAAAGTCACAGCGGAAGGCGCTGGAAAACGGTGTCGGCCTGCTTATTACCGGCGGATTCGGCACAGGTGAGGAAATTTTGAAACTCGCAAAAGAAAAGCAGCTGCCTGTCATTTCGACGACACACGATTCATTTACATGTGCATCGATTATTCACCGGGAAGTATACAGCCTGTCGCTGTCGCAAAATATTGTGACCGCGGGCAGCCTGATGGTGAAGCAGGAACAGTATACGATTGATATTAACGACCTAGGCACCGAAATTCATCCGGAAGATAAAAATATGATTCTGTTAAACGGCAACCGTTTCGTCGGGGCAATCCGCTCAAAGTATCTGGATGAAATGACAAAGGATAATTACACATCGTACCTGCTGCCGGATTACAGCGCAGAAGAAGATACGACGCTTCTGTCGCTCCGCCAGATAATGAGCTGGCACCAGCTTAATATTATTCCGGTTGTGGAATCCGGTGACTACCGCGGCATCGTTCACCGCAGGGAAGTATTTAAAAATATCTCTTCCAGAAACTTAAAGTCCGGCATGTCGACGGATCAGCTGATCGACCGTGAAATTAAAATCGACAGCAATAAGATTAATATAAGGGTAATGCCGTTTATGGCCGATGAATTCGGTTCATTATCACAGGCAAACTTTATGAGACTCGCCGAACGCCTGATTCTCGTCGTGCTGCAGGAAAACCACATTCACAGTTACCATATCGACACGTACAACATCATGAACTTTAAAATTGTGCAGCTCTATCAGGAAATTGAGCTGACAGGTGAAATCATCGACAGGGGCGAGCAGTTTATCCGCCTTGAAATTGTACTGAACGTACAGGGAACGGCGTACTCGAAAGCGACGTTTATGATTCAGCACTTCAACGAAAAGTAA
- the accD gene encoding acetyl-CoA carboxylase, carboxyltransferase subunit beta, translating to MLKDIFFKLNKKASDEKSESGTEKQETIMTKCPSCKKILYSKDLHKRLNVCSNCDHHMPIISTDRMDALLDIDSGTELFTSVTSVNPLNFPNYEEKLKSDKEKTGLEEALIVSHGKIMGNEAVVAIMDPRFRMGSMGSALGEKLARTFQYATEHRLPVIVFTASGGARMQEGILSLMQMAKVSVAIERHSKAGLLYIAYMTNPTTGGVSASFASVGDINLAETGALIGFAGRRVIEETIKEKLPDDFQTAEFLLKHGQLDDVVNRVNMKRYLGTILKMHKEVV from the coding sequence ATGTTAAAAGATATATTTTTTAAGTTGAATAAAAAAGCAAGTGATGAAAAATCAGAGAGCGGGACTGAAAAACAGGAAACGATTATGACGAAGTGCCCGAGCTGTAAAAAGATACTTTACTCGAAAGATCTGCACAAACGTCTGAACGTCTGCTCAAACTGCGACCATCACATGCCGATTATAAGCACGGACCGCATGGATGCACTGCTCGATATCGACAGCGGCACGGAACTGTTTACAAGTGTGACATCTGTAAACCCGCTGAACTTCCCGAACTACGAAGAGAAGCTTAAATCCGATAAGGAAAAGACGGGCCTTGAAGAGGCGCTGATTGTCTCACATGGTAAAATAATGGGCAATGAAGCAGTCGTTGCAATTATGGACCCGAGATTCCGTATGGGAAGCATGGGTTCGGCACTGGGTGAAAAACTCGCACGTACGTTCCAGTATGCGACAGAACACCGTCTGCCGGTTATCGTCTTCACAGCAAGCGGCGGTGCCCGCATGCAGGAAGGGATTTTATCGTTAATGCAGATGGCAAAAGTCAGCGTGGCAATCGAAAGACACAGCAAAGCGGGATTATTATATATCGCGTACATGACAAACCCGACGACAGGCGGGGTATCCGCATCATTCGCCTCTGTCGGTGATATTAACCTGGCTGAAACAGGCGCGTTAATCGGGTTTGCCGGACGCCGCGTCATCGAAGAAACAATTAAGGAAAAACTGCCGGATGATTTCCAGACGGCGGAATTTTTACTCAAGCACGGGCAGCTTGATGATGTCGTCAACAGAGTGAACATGAAACGCTATTTAGGCACGATTTTAAAGATGCATAAAGAGGTTGTGTAA
- a CDS encoding DHH family phosphoesterase, producing the protein MFNKLTGHLKDLKTYASDVLELIESHEEIVILRHQKPDPDAYGAQLGLRAYLRNKYPDKKIAALGHEEPSLSFLGEMDRVSTIERPLVIVVDTGNQERIDGTLEYAEKVVKIDHHPNVEQYGDVSIVETEVSSASELIYLLIGMWDSSAMNDEAAALFYMGIVGDTGRFLYNNTSQLTHAVASKLKEYHFDAADLNNQMHKSSRNKFKYKGYLIHNAVFTDSGIAYVYVPKSVMADYELSVSEAGLDVNIFREIEDVKVWFIALEGDGEIRVRLRSKEVVINDVAAMFDGGGHPLASGVRVKDMDMLDELIEKIEEKL; encoded by the coding sequence TTGTTTAATAAATTAACCGGACATTTAAAAGACTTAAAGACATATGCCAGCGACGTACTTGAACTGATTGAATCTCACGAGGAGATCGTCATTTTAAGACACCAGAAACCGGATCCCGACGCATACGGGGCACAGCTTGGTCTCCGTGCGTATTTACGAAATAAGTATCCGGATAAAAAAATCGCGGCACTCGGTCACGAAGAACCGTCACTCAGCTTTTTAGGCGAAATGGACCGCGTGTCGACGATCGAGCGTCCGCTCGTAATCGTCGTGGATACAGGCAATCAGGAACGTATCGACGGCACGCTCGAGTACGCGGAGAAAGTCGTTAAAATCGACCATCACCCGAACGTGGAACAGTACGGTGACGTATCGATTGTTGAAACGGAAGTGTCGTCAGCGAGCGAGCTTATTTATCTGTTAATCGGCATGTGGGACAGCTCGGCGATGAACGACGAGGCCGCAGCGCTGTTTTATATGGGAATTGTCGGCGACACAGGGCGCTTCCTGTACAACAATACGAGTCAGCTGACACACGCGGTGGCATCGAAGTTGAAAGAATATCACTTCGATGCAGCGGACTTAAATAATCAGATGCATAAATCATCGAGAAATAAATTTAAATACAAAGGCTACTTAATTCATAACGCAGTCTTTACGGATTCAGGCATCGCATACGTATACGTGCCGAAATCGGTCATGGCGGATTATGAACTGAGCGTCAGCGAAGCGGGTCTTGACGTCAATATCTTCAGGGAAATTGAAGATGTGAAAGTGTGGTTTATCGCGCTGGAAGGCGACGGTGAAATCCGCGTCAGACTCCGTTCGAAAGAAGTGGTCATCAACGACGTTGCAGCGATGTTTGACGGCGGGGGCCATCCGCTCGCGTCCGGTGTCCGCGTAAAAGACATGGATATGCTTGATGAACTGATTGAAAAAATAGAAGAAAAACTGTAA
- a CDS encoding YtpI family protein produces the protein MEFLYTFAVSFLVTAIFVTFLLFVVYKVRKIRTVRDVRAAYYDSIARIWLGLFLVAFGLNTMIQFHTLVAYIIGGLFVLLGGYQTYHFNKARKYFKGNLPIEEQAWQEFEAKKSKRKTR, from the coding sequence ATGGAATTCTTATACACGTTTGCCGTGTCATTTCTTGTCACCGCAATTTTCGTCACTTTCCTGCTGTTTGTAGTTTACAAAGTAAGAAAAATCCGCACAGTCCGCGATGTCAGAGCTGCGTATTATGACAGTATTGCGAGAATATGGCTCGGTCTGTTTCTCGTCGCTTTCGGTTTAAACACTATGATCCAGTTCCACACTCTTGTCGCTTATATTATCGGCGGTCTGTTCGTCCTTCTCGGCGGCTATCAGACTTACCACTTTAATAAAGCGAGAAAGTACTTCAAAGGCAATCTGCCGATTGAGGAACAGGCATGGCAGGAATTCGAAGCGAAAAAATCCAAGCGTAAAACACGCTGA
- a CDS encoding NAD(P)-dependent malic enzyme, whose amino-acid sequence MLSLKSDALELHKENQGKLSVNSKVVLKDKEALSLAYSPGVAEPCKEIYEDERKIFDYTIKGNTVGVVTDGSAVLGLGNIGAAASLPVMEGKSALLKSFAGVDSFPIALKTNDVDEIVNTVKLMTPVFGGINLEDISAPRCFEIEERLKKETDIPVFHDDQHGTAIVTLAGLINAVKLTGKTLSAVKVVLNGAGAAGVAIVKLLHSFGVKDMIMCDSRGAIYEGRAAGMNAIKEEVAKFTNIDNKAGSLKDVLEGADVFIGVSVENAVTEDMVRSMNEDPIIFAMANPTPEIMPDTAIAAGAKVVGTGRSDFPNQVNNVLAFPGIFRGALDVQSTHINEEMKKAAVLAIAEIVTQDELDAEYVIPDAFHPEVAPTVAERVAEAAMSTGVARRKVEPGYVYDKTKRLISELNG is encoded by the coding sequence ATTTTGTCTTTAAAAAGCGATGCATTAGAACTGCACAAAGAAAACCAGGGAAAGCTTTCCGTAAATTCGAAAGTAGTATTAAAAGATAAAGAAGCGCTCAGCCTTGCATACTCTCCGGGAGTTGCTGAGCCGTGTAAAGAAATTTATGAGGACGAACGCAAAATATTTGATTATACAATTAAAGGCAATACTGTCGGTGTAGTGACTGATGGTTCGGCTGTACTCGGGCTCGGCAACATCGGTGCTGCAGCAAGTCTGCCGGTTATGGAAGGCAAGAGCGCACTGCTGAAAAGTTTCGCAGGCGTGGATTCATTCCCGATCGCTTTAAAAACAAATGATGTCGATGAAATCGTCAATACAGTTAAATTGATGACTCCTGTTTTCGGCGGAATTAATCTTGAGGATATTTCGGCGCCGAGATGTTTTGAAATTGAAGAAAGACTAAAAAAAGAAACCGACATTCCGGTCTTCCACGATGACCAGCACGGTACGGCTATCGTGACGCTTGCCGGTCTGATTAATGCAGTGAAATTAACGGGCAAAACTTTATCAGCTGTAAAAGTCGTACTGAACGGTGCGGGTGCAGCAGGTGTTGCAATCGTTAAACTGCTTCACAGCTTCGGCGTGAAAGATATGATTATGTGCGATTCGCGCGGTGCGATTTACGAAGGACGCGCGGCGGGCATGAACGCGATTAAGGAAGAAGTTGCCAAATTTACGAATATCGATAATAAGGCAGGCAGCCTGAAGGACGTTCTTGAAGGTGCCGATGTGTTTATCGGTGTATCGGTTGAAAATGCGGTGACTGAAGACATGGTCCGTTCGATGAATGAAGATCCGATCATTTTCGCGATGGCTAACCCGACGCCTGAAATTATGCCGGACACAGCAATCGCTGCCGGTGCGAAAGTTGTCGGCACGGGCCGCAGCGATTTCCCGAACCAGGTCAACAACGTACTTGCGTTCCCGGGGATTTTCAGAGGTGCGCTTGACGTTCAGTCGACACACATCAATGAAGAGATGAAAAAGGCGGCGGTACTCGCAATAGCTGAGATCGTTACACAAGATGAGCTCGATGCCGAATACGTTATTCCGGATGCGTTCCATCCGGAAGTGGCCCCGACTGTTGCAGAACGCGTTGCGGAAGCGGCGATGAGCACAGGTGTGGCACGCAGAAAGGTAGAGCCCGGATATGTATATGACAAAACTAAAAGACTAATAAGCGAATTGAACGGATAA
- a CDS encoding FadR/GntR family transcriptional regulator, with protein sequence MENKKGLQTILEEINKIIQDQNIGIGEKIPSERYLKERLNVSRQSVREALRALELIGVIYVKRGEGTYLANIDSHQLYTLIAKYLLRTDKQYEELIELMHMIDYYYEHKFDGMQTVESGDNQVVQRIYKLLKKYADGYEH encoded by the coding sequence ATGGAAAATAAAAAAGGTCTTCAAACGATACTTGAAGAAATTAATAAAATTATCCAGGACCAGAATATCGGTATCGGCGAAAAAATTCCGAGCGAACGCTACTTGAAAGAACGTCTTAATGTCAGCAGGCAGAGTGTGAGGGAAGCGCTCCGGGCGCTCGAACTCATCGGTGTGATATACGTCAAGCGCGGTGAAGGTACATACCTTGCGAACATTGACAGCCACCAGCTCTATACATTGATAGCAAAATACCTGCTCCGTACAGACAAACAATACGAAGAGTTAATTGAACTGATGCATATGATCGATTATTACTACGAGCATAAATTCGACGGAATGCAGACTGTCGAATCAGGTGATAACCAGGTCGTGCAGCGGATTTACAAACTGCTGAAAAAATATGCGGACGGATACGAACATTAA
- a CDS encoding acetyl-CoA carboxylase carboxyltransferase subunit alpha produces MVFEFEKPVTELENKIKELEKYAHKNKLDLTTEISFLERKVKDKKEEVYSQLTPWQRVEIARYIKRPTSKEYIAALFDEFIEFKGDRAYSDDNAIIGGIAMFRGRPVTVIGNQRGMDTKDNIARNFGMAHPDGYRKALRLMKQAEKFNRPVICFIDTKGAYPGKAAEERGQSESIARNLVEMAGLTVPVISIVIGEGGSGGALALGVCNKLYMLENATYSVISPEGAASILFKDASLKEIAAESLKITAADLLELGVSDGTIVEPAGGAHHDKTFVFNETDKVLQDALAELVPMDGDALVDQRYDKYMAIGQFSE; encoded by the coding sequence ATGGTATTTGAATTTGAAAAACCGGTTACTGAACTGGAAAATAAAATTAAAGAGCTTGAAAAATATGCCCATAAAAACAAGCTGGATCTGACGACTGAAATCAGCTTTCTGGAGAGAAAAGTGAAGGATAAAAAAGAAGAAGTATACTCACAACTGACACCGTGGCAGCGTGTGGAAATTGCACGCTACATAAAACGCCCGACTTCAAAAGAATATATCGCAGCTTTATTCGATGAGTTTATCGAGTTTAAAGGCGACCGTGCATACTCGGACGATAATGCAATTATCGGCGGCATCGCGATGTTCCGCGGCCGTCCGGTGACTGTTATCGGCAACCAGCGCGGGATGGATACGAAAGACAACATCGCGCGCAACTTCGGTATGGCGCACCCTGACGGCTACAGAAAAGCACTGCGTCTGATGAAACAGGCGGAAAAATTCAACCGTCCGGTAATATGCTTTATCGATACGAAAGGTGCATACCCCGGTAAAGCGGCGGAAGAACGCGGTCAGAGTGAATCGATCGCCCGCAACCTTGTTGAAATGGCAGGGCTCACTGTGCCTGTAATCAGCATCGTTATCGGTGAAGGCGGTTCAGGCGGCGCGCTCGCACTCGGCGTATGCAACAAACTTTATATGCTTGAAAACGCAACTTACTCGGTCATTTCACCGGAAGGCGCGGCAAGTATACTGTTTAAAGATGCTTCGCTGAAAGAAATTGCAGCGGAATCGCTGAAAATTACGGCGGCGGACCTGCTGGAACTCGGTGTGAGCGACGGCACAATCGTTGAGCCGGCCGGAGGCGCACACCACGATAAGACATTCGTCTTTAACGAAACCGATAAAGTGCTTCAGGACGCACTGGCGGAACTCGTGCCGATGGACGGCGACGCACTTGTCGATCAGCGTTATGACAAATACATGGCGATCGGCCAGTTTAGTGAATAA
- a CDS encoding DNA polymerase III subunit alpha, with product MLNLNVHSSFDFLNSNITLERLCDRLKSDGQNAVAVTDLNRMHAVYRLMALAPEYGIKPVPGMEIIIEDGMNGVPLVLLAKNHQGYLELVRTSAMLSYRSLTRTPLKFVQDTVKNCIAIGKTSDAPDILAALNIPEDDKYLSHDTDGAYEKVFIKAAHYVNPDERGSLKVLNAIRDNQKLSIDSVQNLHGDACIQTRNMVPESALEYLSNNEVVINKCSVPVPSVQHTLPKFKNPENISSKDYLWQLLMERIEARQFNAPADYMERLKFEYGIITNMGFEDYFLIVQDLVNYAKSSGIYVGPGRGSSSASLVSYLLNITEVDPLEYNLLFERFLNPERISMPDIDIDFEDSRRDEVVEYLIKQYGDMQVANIITYGTLSAKMAARDVGRVFGFTDDELKLLSNLVPDEVNATLSDAFNTKRFKTLLEADDKYKTFMDITLKIEGLPRHTSTHAAGLLLSSETLTNSVPVIFSEDHVMSQWPMKDVEAAGLLKIDLLGLKNLSLIRYMVQSIRRIDKSFSLERITEDKRVYKMLSKGLTLGIFQLESAGIRRVIEKFEPESLKDLAAVLALYRPGPMKEIDNFIYRKEHPETIRYPHPDLEGILKETFGVIVYQEQIMQIAGKIAGFSYGEADILRRAMGKKDRAALTNERQHFIDGAVKKNYTAELAENIFDLIMEFADYGFVKSHAVAYGKVAYTMAFMKLHYPAHFYAVILTHHRSNDEKISQLLSELKMMRIPLRAPDINTSVWQNSQDEGIRLGFSMVNNVSKPLYDAIIEARKLEGPFKDIYDLVSRTDFKFNEKILRSLIISGALDSFKENRKTMLQTIPDILSTVSDGYQHDSFLSSLGFNLKKEYRHADEMDGTDRIEGEKEALGFYISTHPVLLKHQELEFIPFSLIHHKRKHGTYLLHIEDFRTIKVKKTGQNMAFLTLSDGHSNIDGVLFAKEYFKYHPMLKESIVAAEATYGMREGRPQLVIDRLYKPEDYVSAYIEKTQKIYIRDVDIDEIYELLSDSGVPVHDFNTKQIAGFIKISEIGTLISKIHVENIRLIV from the coding sequence ATGCTTAATTTAAATGTGCACAGCTCATTTGATTTTTTAAATTCAAATATTACGCTGGAACGGTTATGCGACAGGCTGAAAAGCGACGGCCAGAACGCCGTGGCAGTGACGGACTTAAACCGTATGCACGCCGTTTACCGTCTGATGGCACTGGCGCCGGAATACGGCATTAAACCGGTGCCGGGCATGGAAATTATTATCGAAGACGGCATGAACGGCGTGCCGCTCGTACTGCTTGCGAAAAATCATCAGGGCTACCTTGAACTCGTACGGACGAGCGCGATGCTGTCGTACAGAAGTCTGACGCGCACGCCGCTGAAATTCGTGCAGGATACAGTGAAAAACTGTATCGCCATCGGTAAAACGTCCGATGCTCCGGACATTCTTGCAGCGCTGAATATCCCTGAGGATGATAAATACCTGTCACATGACACGGACGGCGCATACGAAAAAGTATTTATAAAAGCCGCGCATTACGTAAATCCAGACGAGCGCGGTTCATTAAAGGTGCTCAATGCCATTCGCGATAATCAGAAACTCAGCATCGACAGTGTGCAGAATCTGCACGGCGATGCGTGTATTCAGACACGGAATATGGTGCCGGAATCGGCATTGGAATATCTGAGCAACAACGAAGTGGTTATTAATAAGTGCAGCGTGCCGGTTCCGTCGGTGCAGCACACGCTGCCGAAGTTTAAAAATCCGGAGAATATCAGTTCGAAGGACTACTTATGGCAGCTGTTAATGGAACGCATTGAAGCGCGTCAGTTTAATGCACCGGCTGATTATATGGAACGGCTGAAATTCGAATACGGCATTATTACGAACATGGGCTTTGAGGATTATTTCCTGATTGTTCAGGACCTCGTCAATTATGCCAAGTCCAGCGGCATATACGTCGGACCGGGCAGGGGATCGTCCAGTGCGAGTCTCGTATCGTACCTGTTGAATATTACGGAAGTCGATCCTCTCGAATATAATTTGCTGTTTGAGCGTTTCCTGAACCCGGAACGTATCAGCATGCCGGATATCGATATCGACTTTGAAGATTCAAGGCGCGACGAAGTTGTTGAGTATTTAATTAAACAGTACGGCGATATGCAGGTGGCGAACATTATTACATACGGAACGCTGAGCGCCAAAATGGCCGCGCGCGATGTGGGGCGGGTCTTCGGGTTTACAGACGACGAATTGAAGCTCCTGTCAAACCTCGTTCCGGATGAAGTCAATGCGACGCTGTCGGATGCATTTAATACGAAGCGCTTTAAGACGCTGCTTGAAGCCGACGACAAGTATAAAACGTTTATGGATATCACCTTGAAAATTGAAGGGCTGCCGCGCCATACGTCAACGCACGCGGCGGGACTTCTGTTAAGCAGCGAAACGCTTACGAACAGCGTGCCTGTTATTTTCTCAGAAGACCATGTGATGAGCCAGTGGCCGATGAAAGACGTTGAAGCGGCCGGGCTGTTAAAAATTGACCTGCTCGGGCTGAAAAACCTGTCGCTGATCCGCTACATGGTGCAGAGTATCAGACGGATAGACAAAAGCTTTTCACTCGAACGCATTACAGAAGATAAACGCGTCTATAAGATGCTGTCAAAAGGACTGACGCTCGGTATATTCCAGCTCGAGTCGGCAGGAATCAGACGTGTGATTGAGAAGTTTGAACCCGAAAGCCTGAAAGATCTGGCAGCGGTACTTGCGCTGTACCGTCCGGGACCGATGAAAGAAATCGACAACTTTATATACAGAAAAGAACATCCGGAAACGATTCGCTATCCGCATCCGGATCTCGAAGGAATATTAAAAGAAACATTCGGCGTTATCGTGTACCAGGAACAGATTATGCAGATTGCCGGTAAAATTGCCGGCTTCAGTTACGGTGAAGCGGACATTCTGCGCCGCGCCATGGGTAAAAAAGATCGTGCGGCACTGACGAACGAACGCCAGCACTTTATAGACGGCGCCGTAAAGAAAAATTATACGGCGGAGCTCGCTGAAAACATCTTCGACCTGATTATGGAATTCGCTGACTACGGTTTCGTTAAAAGTCACGCGGTGGCATACGGTAAAGTGGCTTACACGATGGCCTTTATGAAACTGCATTACCCCGCACATTTTTACGCGGTTATTTTAACGCATCACAGAAGTAACGATGAAAAAATCAGCCAGCTCCTGAGCGAGCTGAAGATGATGCGCATTCCGCTCCGTGCACCGGATATTAATACGTCGGTCTGGCAGAACTCACAGGATGAGGGCATCCGTCTCGGCTTCTCTATGGTAAACAATGTCTCAAAACCGCTGTACGATGCAATTATAGAGGCGCGTAAACTGGAAGGACCGTTTAAGGACATCTACGATCTCGTCTCCCGTACCGATTTTAAGTTCAACGAGAAGATTTTGCGCAGTCTGATTATTTCAGGTGCGCTCGACAGCTTTAAGGAAAACAGAAAAACGATGCTGCAGACCATTCCCGATATATTATCGACGGTGAGCGACGGTTATCAGCACGACTCGTTTTTAAGCTCCCTCGGTTTTAATCTTAAAAAGGAATACCGTCACGCCGATGAAATGGATGGCACCGACAGGATTGAAGGGGAGAAGGAGGCGCTCGGGTTTTATATTTCGACGCATCCCGTATTGTTAAAACATCAGGAACTCGAGTTCATTCCGTTTTCGCTCATTCATCATAAGCGGAAACACGGCACGTATCTGCTTCACATAGAAGATTTCCGCACGATTAAAGTGAAGAAGACCGGCCAGAACATGGCTTTTCTGACATTGAGTGACGGGCATTCCAATATCGACGGCGTGCTGTTCGCAAAAGAGTATTTTAAATATCACCCCATGTTAAAAGAATCGATTGTGGCAGCAGAAGCGACTTACGGCATGCGGGAAGGCAGGCCTCAGCTCGTTATCGACCGTCTGTACAAGCCGGAAGACTATGTCAGTGCGTACATTGAAAAGACACAGAAAATATATATCAGAGATGTGGACATCGATGAAATTTACGAACTCCTTTCAGACAGCGGCGTGCCGGTTCACGATTTCAACACGAAGCAGATCGCCGGTTTTATTAAAATCAGCGAAATCGGGACACTGATATCGAAAATCCATGTTGAAAATATCAGGTTAATTGTGTAA